One Halostagnicola kamekurae DNA segment encodes these proteins:
- a CDS encoding CDC48 family AAA ATPase yields MKLTVKPLKQKDAGRGLAAIDRVSMSELDLENGDYITIDGKGDGQSVARVWPGYPEDEGRNVVRIDGRLRQEANVGIDDTVTVEKADVKPATGVTVALPQNLRIRGDIGPLVRDKLSGQAVTEGQTVPFSLSFGPMSSSGQSVPLKIASTSPSGTVVITDSTEIEISETPAEQISSGPGGTSEGVPDVTYEDIGGLDEELDQVREMIELPMRHPELFQQLGIEPPKGVLLHGPPGTGKTLMAKAVANEIDAHFETISGPEIMSKYYGESEEQLREVFEEAEENAPAIIFIDELDSIAAKREEAGGDVERRVVAQLLSLMDGLEERGRVTVIAATNRIDDIDPALRRGGRFDREIEIGVPDKQGRKEILQVHTRGMPLSDSVDLEHYSANTHGFVGADLESLARESAMNALRRIRPELDLESDEIDADVLESLQVTERDFKEALKGIQPSALREVFVEVPDVTWNDVGGLGDTKERLRETIQWPLDYPDVFEAMDMEAAKGVLMFGPPGTGKTLLAKAVANEAESNFISIKGPELLNKYVGESEKGVREVFEKARSNAPTVIFFDEIDSIAGERGGNTTDSGVGERVVSQLLTELDGLEELEDVVVIATTNRPDLIDSALLRPGRLDRHVHVPVPDEEGRERIFEVHTRDKPLADAVDLEWLAAETEGYVGADIEAVCREASMAASREFINSVDPDEMAESIGNVRIGREHFEHALEEVQPSVTPETRERYEELEDEFQQAEPSGESDQLGRTFQ; encoded by the coding sequence ATGAAGCTCACCGTCAAACCCCTCAAGCAAAAAGACGCAGGCCGCGGGCTCGCAGCGATCGATCGCGTCTCGATGAGCGAGCTCGACCTCGAGAACGGAGACTACATCACGATCGACGGCAAGGGCGACGGCCAGTCGGTCGCCCGCGTCTGGCCCGGCTACCCCGAGGACGAAGGGCGGAACGTCGTCCGGATCGACGGGCGATTACGCCAGGAGGCGAACGTCGGGATCGACGACACCGTCACCGTCGAGAAGGCGGACGTCAAGCCCGCGACGGGCGTCACCGTCGCGCTCCCGCAGAATCTCCGCATCCGGGGCGACATCGGACCGCTCGTCCGGGACAAACTGAGCGGTCAGGCCGTCACCGAGGGACAGACGGTGCCGTTCTCGCTGTCGTTCGGACCGATGTCCAGTTCGGGTCAGTCGGTCCCGCTGAAGATCGCGAGCACCTCGCCGTCGGGCACGGTCGTCATCACCGACTCGACCGAAATCGAGATCTCCGAGACTCCCGCAGAGCAGATCTCGTCGGGACCGGGCGGGACGTCCGAGGGCGTTCCGGACGTCACCTACGAGGACATCGGCGGCCTCGACGAGGAACTCGACCAGGTGCGCGAGATGATCGAGCTGCCGATGCGCCATCCCGAGCTGTTCCAGCAACTCGGCATCGAGCCGCCGAAAGGCGTCCTCCTGCACGGGCCGCCGGGCACCGGGAAGACGCTGATGGCGAAGGCGGTCGCCAACGAGATCGACGCCCACTTCGAGACGATCTCCGGGCCGGAGATCATGTCGAAGTACTACGGCGAGTCAGAAGAACAACTCCGGGAGGTCTTCGAGGAGGCAGAGGAGAACGCGCCGGCGATCATCTTCATCGACGAACTCGACTCGATCGCCGCGAAGCGCGAGGAAGCCGGCGGTGACGTGGAACGGCGCGTCGTCGCACAGCTGCTCTCGCTGATGGACGGTCTCGAGGAGCGCGGACGGGTTACCGTCATCGCGGCGACCAACCGCATCGACGACATCGACCCCGCGCTCCGTCGCGGCGGTCGGTTCGACCGCGAGATCGAGATCGGCGTCCCGGACAAGCAGGGCCGCAAGGAGATCCTGCAGGTCCACACGCGCGGGATGCCGCTCTCGGACTCGGTCGACCTAGAGCACTACTCCGCGAACACCCACGGCTTCGTCGGCGCGGACCTCGAGAGCCTCGCCCGCGAGAGCGCGATGAACGCGCTTCGCCGGATCCGACCCGAGCTGGACCTCGAGTCGGACGAGATCGACGCGGACGTCCTCGAGAGCCTGCAGGTCACCGAACGGGACTTCAAGGAGGCGCTCAAGGGAATCCAGCCGTCGGCGCTTCGAGAGGTCTTCGTCGAGGTTCCCGACGTTACGTGGAACGACGTCGGCGGGCTGGGAGACACCAAAGAGCGGCTTCGAGAGACCATCCAGTGGCCGCTCGACTACCCCGACGTGTTCGAGGCGATGGACATGGAGGCCGCGAAGGGGGTCCTGATGTTCGGGCCGCCCGGAACGGGCAAGACGCTGCTCGCGAAGGCGGTCGCCAACGAGGCAGAGTCGAACTTCATCTCGATCAAGGGGCCCGAACTGCTCAACAAGTACGTCGGCGAATCCGAGAAGGGCGTCCGAGAGGTCTTCGAGAAGGCGCGGTCGAACGCACCGACCGTGATCTTCTTCGACGAGATCGACTCCATCGCCGGCGAACGCGGCGGAAACACCACCGACTCGGGCGTCGGCGAGCGCGTCGTCAGCCAACTGCTGACCGAACTCGACGGCCTCGAGGAACTCGAGGACGTGGTCGTCATCGCGACGACCAACCGACCGGATCTGATCGACAGCGCCCTGCTCCGACCGGGTCGCCTCGACAGGCACGTCCACGTCCCCGTCCCCGACGAGGAGGGCCGCGAACGGATCTTCGAGGTCCACACGCGCGACAAACCGCTTGCCGACGCGGTCGACCTCGAGTGGCTCGCCGCCGAGACGGAGGGCTACGTCGGCGCCGATATCGAGGCCGTCTGTCGCGAGGCCTCGATGGCCGCCAGCCGCGAGTTCATCAACTCGGTCGATCCCGACGAGATGGCAGAGAGCATCGGTAACGTTCGAATCGGCCGCGAACACTTCGAACATGCCCTCGAGGAGGTCCAGCCGAGCGTGACCCCCGAGACGCGAGAGCGCTACGAGGAGCTCGAAGACGAGTTCCAGCAGGCCGAACCCAGCGGCGAAAGCGACCAGCTGGGTCGAACCTTCCAGTAA
- a CDS encoding DUF7127 family protein gives MDTAQLTSDQFARKYEYDDGSVIAVDLGTAVPEPSVDLVDGTVIVVADDEQYEFDLPVEQTDAHTFIKNGVLTIELEDNA, from the coding sequence ATGGATACAGCGCAATTAACGAGCGATCAATTCGCTCGCAAATACGAGTACGACGACGGGTCGGTCATCGCGGTCGACCTCGGCACCGCCGTGCCCGAGCCGTCGGTCGACCTCGTCGATGGCACCGTCATCGTCGTCGCCGACGACGAGCAGTACGAGTTCGACCTACCAGTCGAACAGACGGATGCGCACACGTTTATCAAAAACGGCGTGCTCACTATCGAACTGGAGGACAACGCATGA
- a CDS encoding alpha/beta fold hydrolase — protein MDTVTHHGRETAFVATAGERSDETICFVHGSGTSHTVWEFQNSLSDRYDLVSLDLSGHGASDDVQADAGYATLSAYSDDLLAVVEETDATAVVGSSLGGAVTLHALLERSFEPNAAILTGTGARMGVLEDLLAWLESDFERAIEFLHEPDRLFHDPNAELLEASRERMRECGRRTTARDFRTCHRFDVRADLGEIDVPTLAVCGEYDRLTPPWYHEFLADELPDGEYVTIDDAAHLPMLERPDAFNEALDDFVASR, from the coding sequence ATGGACACGGTCACCCATCACGGACGGGAGACGGCCTTCGTCGCGACCGCCGGTGAGCGCTCCGACGAAACGATCTGTTTCGTCCACGGCAGCGGAACGTCACACACCGTCTGGGAGTTTCAAAACTCGCTATCGGACCGGTACGACCTCGTCTCGCTCGATCTGAGCGGCCACGGCGCGTCTGACGACGTTCAGGCCGACGCCGGCTACGCGACGCTGTCTGCCTACAGCGACGATCTGCTCGCCGTCGTCGAGGAGACAGACGCCACCGCCGTCGTCGGGAGTTCGCTCGGCGGTGCCGTTACCCTCCACGCGCTGCTCGAGCGATCCTTCGAGCCCAACGCGGCGATCCTGACCGGAACGGGCGCGCGAATGGGCGTCCTCGAGGATCTGCTGGCCTGGCTCGAGTCGGATTTCGAACGGGCCATCGAGTTCCTCCACGAACCCGATCGACTCTTTCACGATCCGAACGCGGAACTGCTCGAGGCCTCTCGCGAACGAATGCGCGAGTGCGGGCGACGGACGACGGCGCGGGACTTTCGCACCTGTCACCGCTTCGACGTGCGCGCTGATCTTGGCGAAATCGACGTCCCCACCCTCGCGGTCTGTGGCGAGTATGACCGGCTCACGCCGCCGTGGTATCACGAGTTCCTCGCGGACGAACTGCCGGACGGCGAGTACGTGACCATCGACGACGCGGCACACCTGCCGATGCTCGAGCGACCCGACGCGTTCAACGAGGCGCTGGACGACTTCGTAGCGTCCCGATAG
- the panB gene encoding 3-methyl-2-oxobutanoate hydroxymethyltransferase has product MVTVRDLREQMGETPITMLTAYDAPTAEIVDEAGVDVILVGDSVANTALGYETTVPVDVDQLASHVGAVTRATEEALVVADMPFLSFGVDEADTIENAGRMLKEEGASAVKLESGPHTVGITERLVQLGIPVMAHLGLTPQHVNQYGGYPRQGTDRAAADRMLELAEDHADAGAFSLVLEHVPSNLAETITDAIDIPTIGIGAGPHCDGQVLVFHDAVGLSEWTPSFSKQFGDVRSEMESAVDEYVAAVEDGEFPAEEHSHQEGDLGDIY; this is encoded by the coding sequence ATGGTAACCGTACGGGATCTGCGCGAGCAGATGGGCGAGACGCCCATTACGATGTTGACCGCATACGACGCACCGACGGCCGAAATCGTCGACGAAGCGGGCGTCGACGTGATTCTCGTCGGCGACAGCGTGGCCAACACGGCCCTCGGCTACGAGACGACGGTTCCGGTGGACGTCGATCAACTGGCCAGCCACGTCGGTGCCGTGACTCGAGCCACCGAGGAGGCGCTCGTGGTCGCCGACATGCCGTTTCTCTCCTTCGGTGTCGACGAGGCCGACACGATCGAAAACGCCGGCCGGATGCTCAAAGAGGAGGGCGCGTCCGCGGTGAAACTCGAGAGCGGTCCGCACACGGTCGGTATCACGGAGCGGCTGGTCCAACTCGGCATCCCCGTGATGGCACACCTCGGATTGACCCCGCAGCACGTCAACCAATACGGCGGCTACCCGCGTCAGGGGACGGACCGGGCGGCCGCCGATCGGATGCTCGAACTCGCCGAAGATCACGCGGATGCGGGCGCGTTCTCGCTGGTGTTAGAGCACGTCCCCTCGAATCTGGCGGAGACGATAACCGACGCAATCGACATTCCGACGATCGGTATCGGTGCCGGTCCCCACTGCGACGGGCAGGTACTGGTCTTCCACGACGCGGTCGGTCTGAGCGAGTGGACGCCGTCGTTCTCGAAGCAGTTCGGCGACGTTCGCTCGGAGATGGAGTCGGCCGTCGACGAGTACGTCGCCGCGGTCGAGGACGGCGAGTTCCCGGCCGAAGAGCACAGCCATCAAGAGGGCGATCTCGGGGACATCTACTAG
- a CDS encoding DUF5822 domain-containing protein: protein MPEPVETTSPDGVDFGWVMQVTFVLTIAVGAPIVALLSTTADLTSWGARAEFAIRVGAPIWVVTALSVFAYAKRTQE from the coding sequence GTGCCAGAACCCGTCGAAACCACCTCGCCCGACGGCGTCGACTTCGGTTGGGTGATGCAGGTCACGTTCGTCCTGACCATCGCCGTCGGCGCGCCCATCGTCGCGCTGCTCTCGACCACGGCGGACCTGACGAGTTGGGGGGCACGCGCCGAGTTCGCGATCCGCGTCGGCGCGCCCATCTGGGTCGTCACCGCGCTGTCGGTGTTCGCGTACGCGAAGCGTACTCAGGAGTAA
- a CDS encoding HAD family hydrolase, protein MSEYDAVVYDLDGTVVDLAVDWDAVRTDVLDVYDTEGVEPPATDLWTLLERADGAGIAAAVETAIADHEREGARRSTRLARADELLERDVAVAVCSLNCEAACRLALAAHDLEAAVGAVVGRDTVPARKPDPEPLLESIRLLSSTPEAALFVGDSERDEQAARRAGVDFEYVDERVPDR, encoded by the coding sequence GTGAGCGAGTACGACGCGGTCGTGTACGATCTAGACGGGACGGTCGTCGACCTCGCCGTCGACTGGGACGCCGTCCGGACCGACGTGCTCGACGTCTACGACACCGAGGGCGTCGAACCGCCGGCGACGGACCTCTGGACTCTCCTCGAGAGAGCGGACGGCGCGGGCATCGCCGCGGCGGTCGAGACCGCGATCGCCGACCACGAACGCGAGGGCGCGCGCCGATCCACGCGACTCGCTCGAGCGGACGAACTCCTCGAGCGAGACGTCGCCGTGGCCGTCTGCTCGCTGAACTGCGAGGCGGCCTGTCGGCTCGCGCTCGCGGCACACGACCTCGAGGCCGCCGTCGGCGCGGTCGTCGGCCGCGATACGGTTCCGGCGAGAAAGCCCGATCCGGAGCCGTTGCTCGAGTCGATTCGATTGCTCTCGAGTACGCCGGAGGCGGCGTTGTTCGTCGGCGACTCGGAACGAGACGAGCAGGCGGCCCGGCGCGCGGGCGTCGACTTCGAATACGTCGACGAGCGGGTGCCGGATCGCTGA
- a CDS encoding carboxymuconolactone decarboxylase family protein, giving the protein MVSNDTADEIQEYLGVVPSWIEALPDAAADHSWNIVRDLQLEETDLTRREKALVGVGASAAIQCPYCIHFHREEAKLEEVTEAELAEAFALAGDVRYFSTVLHGAEMDYEEFETETESIVDHINEQQAQAADDD; this is encoded by the coding sequence ATGGTATCCAACGACACAGCAGACGAGATTCAGGAGTATCTCGGCGTGGTTCCAAGCTGGATCGAGGCGCTGCCCGACGCCGCCGCCGATCACAGCTGGAACATCGTCCGCGATCTCCAGCTCGAAGAAACCGACCTTACCCGACGGGAGAAGGCGCTCGTCGGAGTCGGCGCGAGCGCTGCGATCCAGTGTCCCTACTGCATCCACTTCCACCGCGAGGAGGCGAAACTCGAGGAGGTAACGGAGGCGGAGTTAGCGGAAGCGTTCGCGCTCGCCGGCGACGTTCGATACTTCTCGACGGTGTTACACGGCGCGGAAATGGACTACGAGGAGTTCGAAACCGAAACCGAATCGATCGTCGATCACATCAACGAACAGCAGGCACAGGCGGCCGACGACGATTAG
- a CDS encoding transcription factor S — MQFCDECGSMMKADGDQMVCTNDECGRSNDRDRERESAFVTTEAQTDDDVIESSEEANFEGKPIATDIVCDECGNQEAWYELKQTASADEPPTRFFKCTDCGYRWREYN; from the coding sequence ATGCAGTTCTGCGACGAGTGCGGTTCGATGATGAAAGCCGACGGCGATCAGATGGTCTGTACGAACGACGAGTGTGGTCGCTCGAACGACCGCGACCGGGAGCGCGAGTCAGCGTTCGTCACGACGGAGGCCCAGACTGACGACGACGTGATCGAGTCGAGCGAGGAGGCGAACTTCGAGGGCAAACCGATCGCGACGGACATTGTCTGCGACGAGTGTGGCAACCAGGAGGCCTGGTACGAACTCAAACAGACCGCCTCGGCCGACGAACCGCCGACCCGCTTTTTCAAGTGTACCGACTGCGGCTACCGCTGGCGCGAGTACAACTGA